A genomic window from Sulfurospirillum diekertiae includes:
- a CDS encoding glutamate synthase subunit beta, which translates to MREYKTIAKAYPKKRPAVERIEDYYPIYHNFEESEAKAQASRCLQCPIDLLRGLESEFKFCRTGCPLNNNIPRWLKKTYEHDYLGAFEFSNARSPFPEILGRVCPKKGLCESSCTLEKTEYHAVSIGNVEVFLNEKAYEQGAIPDYGQADGRKFKVAVVGSGPAGLSCATFLLRSNIEVEMFERENRVGGLLMYGIPNFKLPKSVILRRFEWMKEAGMKVHLNTEVGKDVSLSELQEKFDAVFLGLGVPKGRSADMENEDANGVYQVMTLLTQTQKNLFDHALQKSILRNKHVVVIGGGDSAMDALRTAIRHKAKSVTCVYRRDEASMPGSRAEVINAKEEGVQFIFNALPKKAIVDAEHRVVGLEILETYTDENNRLQTKPQSFQTLPADSIILALGFQAKHFDFYDELNLAIGKSNTLIVDEHKETSHPFIFAGGDVVRGANLVVNAALDGREAAVAIARKLGLVEDQKLYM; encoded by the coding sequence ATGAGAGAATATAAAACAATCGCAAAAGCCTATCCAAAAAAACGCCCCGCCGTTGAGCGCATTGAGGATTATTACCCGATCTATCACAACTTTGAAGAAAGTGAAGCCAAGGCGCAAGCAAGCCGTTGTTTGCAATGCCCCATTGATCTTTTACGTGGACTTGAGAGTGAATTCAAGTTTTGTCGCACGGGGTGCCCTCTCAATAACAACATTCCAAGATGGCTTAAAAAAACCTATGAACACGACTATCTAGGAGCGTTTGAGTTCTCCAATGCCAGATCTCCTTTTCCTGAAATTCTGGGTCGCGTTTGTCCTAAAAAAGGACTGTGCGAAAGTTCATGTACACTCGAAAAAACAGAGTATCATGCCGTTTCCATCGGTAATGTGGAAGTCTTTCTCAATGAAAAAGCGTATGAGCAAGGGGCTATTCCTGATTATGGTCAAGCAGATGGACGAAAGTTTAAAGTTGCCGTTGTCGGCAGTGGACCAGCAGGTCTTAGCTGCGCGACCTTTTTACTGCGCTCCAACATTGAAGTGGAAATGTTTGAACGAGAAAACCGTGTAGGTGGGCTATTAATGTACGGCATTCCTAATTTTAAACTTCCTAAAAGCGTCATCTTAAGACGTTTTGAGTGGATGAAAGAAGCAGGCATGAAAGTGCATCTTAATACCGAAGTGGGAAAAGATGTAAGCCTCAGTGAGCTTCAAGAAAAATTTGATGCCGTCTTTTTGGGGCTTGGTGTGCCTAAAGGTCGCAGTGCCGACATGGAAAATGAAGATGCCAATGGGGTTTATCAAGTCATGACCCTACTCACTCAGACGCAAAAAAATCTTTTCGACCATGCGCTTCAAAAATCAATCTTACGCAATAAACATGTTGTCGTTATCGGTGGTGGTGACTCTGCGATGGATGCCCTTCGTACTGCCATTCGTCATAAAGCCAAAAGTGTCACCTGTGTGTACCGAAGAGATGAAGCGAGTATGCCGGGAAGTCGAGCAGAAGTGATTAACGCCAAAGAAGAAGGGGTGCAGTTTATCTTTAACGCACTGCCTAAAAAAGCGATTGTGGATGCTGAGCATCGTGTCGTTGGGCTTGAAATTCTTGAAACCTATACCGATGAAAATAACCGTCTTCAAACTAAACCGCAAAGCTTTCAAACGCTACCCGCCGACAGTATCATTCTTGCCCTTGGCTTTCAAGCTAAACATTTTGACTTTTACGATGAACTCAACCTCGCCATTGGTAAATCCAATACGCTGATTGTGGATGAACATAAAGAGACCTCTCATCCATTTATCTTTGCAGGAGGCGATGTAGTCAGAGGTGCAAACTTGGTGGTCAATGCCGCCCTTGATGGCAGAGAAGCCGCTGTGGCAATCGCACGAAAACTAGGACTCGTTGAGGATCAGAAGCTTTACATGTAA
- a CDS encoding hydrogenase maturation nickel metallochaperone HypA/HybF — MHEYSIVASLIDLCEKEAKRHHAKAIKSLTISVGRLSGIEIHFLEQCFDTFKEETICHDATLSIELCDVVLLCASCHEQSVVKENHFICPKCYSEDVAMIGGQELHVKSIEIIEE; from the coding sequence ATGCATGAATACTCCATCGTCGCTTCACTCATTGATCTGTGCGAAAAAGAGGCGAAGAGGCATCATGCCAAAGCAATCAAAAGCCTTACAATCAGTGTGGGAAGGCTCAGTGGCATTGAAATTCATTTTTTAGAACAGTGTTTTGATACCTTTAAAGAAGAGACCATCTGCCATGATGCCACGCTGAGTATAGAGCTGTGTGACGTGGTACTTTTGTGCGCCTCGTGTCATGAGCAAAGTGTCGTAAAAGAGAACCATTTTATCTGTCCGAAATGTTATAGCGAGGATGTCGCCATGATAGGCGGACAAGAGTTACATGTAAAAAGTATAGAGATCATAGAGGAATAG
- a CDS encoding 4Fe-4S dicluster domain-containing protein, which produces MRNHFIFADSTKCVGCLSCELACAASFQGITFEEAYETKVPLISRNRVIKFEGKTSPLQCMHCESPSCLAVCPHGVIEKMDDFIKIHEEACVGCGCCSLVCPYGAITMIQKEDRRIAVKCNLCFKRPEGPSCIRVCTTSAISVVDYDEYTKLMAQKG; this is translated from the coding sequence ATGCGAAACCATTTTATCTTTGCTGACAGTACCAAATGTGTCGGATGTTTAAGTTGTGAGTTAGCCTGTGCGGCCAGTTTTCAAGGCATTACGTTTGAAGAAGCTTATGAAACCAAAGTACCGCTTATTTCGCGTAACCGTGTGATCAAGTTTGAAGGTAAAACGTCCCCTCTTCAGTGTATGCACTGCGAATCACCTTCGTGTTTAGCGGTCTGCCCGCATGGTGTCATTGAAAAAATGGATGATTTTATCAAGATTCATGAGGAGGCGTGTGTTGGGTGTGGGTGTTGTTCGTTGGTGTGCCCATATGGCGCTATTACGATGATTCAAAAAGAAGATCGTCGTATCGCTGTGAAATGCAATCTCTGCTTTAAACGCCCAGAGGGACCTTCGTGCATTCGTGTCTGCACAACCAGTGCTATTTCGGTAGTGGATTATGACGAATACACAAAATTGATGGCGCAAAAAGGCTAA
- a CDS encoding hydrogenase large subunit, whose amino-acid sequence MDKTKVILGPFDVALEEPVYFKIEPNSDGKTIHSVDMINGFVHRGIESIVLQRNFLQNLIITEKVCALCSNNHPFTYCMAVEKIAGLSLPERALYLRVVADEIKRIASHLFNLGMLSHLIHNKTLMTQFLETREDFQDLKEAIWGNRMDLSANTIGGVKFDLDATLIASIKATLDKNKPKIEAFIALFETDPTLIVRIGGVGVLSYEDALRLGVVGPVARASGVNNDVRKRAPYAAYANLHFDVALQKDGDVLSRAKVRLYEILESMKLLHQALDSMPTGDVVLPTRTHILEGEAVSRTEAPRGELVYYLKTNGTQKPERMKWRVPTYMNWEALKVMMPNNNIEDVALIFNSIDPCISCTER is encoded by the coding sequence GTGGATAAAACAAAAGTGATTTTAGGACCTTTTGACGTGGCGCTTGAAGAGCCCGTTTACTTTAAAATCGAACCCAACAGTGATGGAAAAACGATTCACAGTGTTGATATGATCAACGGGTTTGTTCATCGTGGCATTGAATCTATCGTGCTTCAACGAAACTTCTTACAAAACCTGATCATCACTGAGAAAGTCTGTGCACTCTGCTCCAACAACCATCCCTTTACCTACTGCATGGCGGTGGAGAAGATCGCAGGACTCAGCCTGCCTGAGCGCGCCCTTTACTTACGTGTTGTGGCCGATGAGATCAAACGTATAGCCAGTCATCTCTTTAACCTTGGTATGCTTAGCCATCTCATTCATAACAAAACCTTGATGACACAGTTTTTAGAGACACGTGAAGATTTTCAAGACCTGAAAGAAGCCATTTGGGGCAATCGCATGGACTTAAGTGCCAATACGATTGGTGGCGTGAAGTTTGATCTGGACGCTACACTGATCGCTTCTATCAAAGCGACGCTGGATAAAAATAAACCTAAAATTGAAGCGTTTATCGCTCTGTTTGAAACTGACCCAACGCTGATCGTGCGTATTGGAGGAGTTGGCGTACTTAGTTATGAAGATGCCCTGAGACTAGGCGTTGTAGGTCCAGTAGCACGTGCAAGTGGTGTCAACAATGATGTACGAAAACGCGCTCCTTATGCCGCATATGCCAACCTACACTTTGATGTTGCACTCCAAAAAGATGGCGATGTGCTTTCACGTGCCAAAGTAAGACTGTATGAAATCTTAGAGTCCATGAAACTGCTCCATCAGGCACTGGATTCCATGCCAACGGGAGATGTTGTACTTCCAACACGCACACACATTCTTGAAGGTGAAGCTGTCTCTCGCACCGAAGCACCACGCGGTGAGCTGGTTTATTATCTCAAAACCAATGGCACCCAAAAACCAGAGCGTATGAAGTGGCGCGTGCCGACCTACATGAACTGGGAGGCGCTTAAAGTGATGATGCCAAACAATAATATTGAGGATGTTGCACTCATTTTTAATAGCATCGATCCTTGTATCTCTTGTACCGAGCGTTAA
- a CDS encoding NADH-quinone oxidoreductase subunit C — protein sequence MKSLHVKLNDILSTLKINAHFDVKGDSLWCEIDAKNMLSQLAEILQTMNARVCMITAYEKEKGHELVYHFDLDGIMLNVKLHITDKSVPSITPLFKSADWTERELSEIYGIAILNHPNPKRLFLDESIKESVLEEYYSLSSAMSGKVSQELWSKVKAEEGINRG from the coding sequence ATGAAATCTTTACATGTAAAGTTAAACGATATTCTTTCCACACTCAAAATTAATGCTCACTTTGACGTAAAAGGTGACAGTCTTTGGTGCGAGATAGATGCTAAAAATATGCTTTCACAACTTGCAGAGATCTTACAGACAATGAACGCTCGAGTCTGTATGATCACTGCTTATGAAAAAGAAAAGGGGCATGAGCTGGTCTACCATTTTGACCTTGATGGCATCATGCTCAATGTGAAACTGCACATCACCGACAAAAGCGTTCCCTCCATCACGCCTCTGTTTAAAAGTGCCGACTGGACAGAAAGGGAGCTTAGCGAAATCTATGGTATAGCCATCTTGAACCATCCCAATCCCAAACGCCTCTTTTTGGATGAGTCCATTAAGGAGAGCGTACTTGAAGAGTATTACTCGCTCTCTTCAGCCATGAGTGGCAAAGTAAGCCAAGAACTTTGGAGTAAAGTTAAAGCAGAAGAAGGGATCAACCGTGGATAA
- a CDS encoding 4Fe-4S dicluster domain-containing protein, with amino-acid sequence MNAYKGKITFNKELCVLCQTCVFVCPAGAINISCVEPHKSYDFIIWHNTCTVCGNCTYFCPTGAIALSNTLAEATPQNEKYTSITANMVEYGECQKCHEPMINVPQTMLQKGFKNVSEELVSLFNLCPKCRRDHTFAKRVL; translated from the coding sequence ATGAATGCCTACAAAGGAAAAATCACCTTTAACAAAGAGCTATGCGTGCTCTGCCAAACGTGTGTGTTTGTCTGCCCTGCTGGAGCGATTAATATCTCCTGTGTTGAGCCACACAAAAGCTATGACTTTATTATTTGGCACAACACCTGTACCGTATGCGGTAACTGTACTTATTTTTGTCCCACAGGCGCTATTGCTTTAAGTAATACCTTGGCGGAAGCAACACCGCAAAATGAAAAATACACCTCCATTACTGCCAATATGGTCGAATATGGTGAATGCCAAAAATGTCATGAACCCATGATAAATGTACCTCAAACCATGCTGCAAAAAGGGTTTAAAAACGTGAGTGAAGAGCTTGTATCGCTCTTTAACCTCTGTCCTAAATGCAGACGTGACCATACTTTTGCAAAGCGAGTCCTTTAA
- a CDS encoding NADH-quinone oxidoreductase subunit B family protein: MVDNINVYRINAGSCNGCDVELLASILVPKFGFDTLHCTYTNNPEEANIVIVTGSITTRSKPFLEATLKRLPDEKVVVAMGICPITGGVFRDSYSIEGPLDRFVNVDVNIAGCPPSPQSIVDGLIQACSLWKEKVNA, encoded by the coding sequence ATGGTAGATAATATCAACGTTTATCGTATCAACGCAGGTTCCTGCAATGGCTGTGATGTCGAGCTCTTAGCAAGCATCCTTGTTCCTAAATTTGGTTTTGATACCCTTCATTGCACCTACACAAACAATCCTGAAGAGGCAAATATTGTCATCGTCACGGGTTCTATCACCACACGTTCCAAACCTTTTTTAGAAGCTACGCTTAAACGTTTGCCTGATGAAAAAGTCGTGGTTGCGATGGGAATTTGTCCAATAACGGGTGGCGTGTTTCGCGATAGCTACTCTATCGAAGGACCACTCGATCGTTTTGTGAATGTGGATGTCAACATCGCAGGTTGCCCTCCTTCCCCTCAGAGCATTGTGGATGGACTCATTCAAGCGTGTTCGCTTTGGAAAGAGAAGGTGAACGCATGA
- a CDS encoding HDIG domain-containing metalloprotein, producing MPKREEAFALLKAYNGDALVTHGLAVEGTMRYFATKAGEDEETWGIVGLLHDIDYEKFPELHCHKGAEILKEQGYSEVIIRAMMSHGWGICTDVEPHSQMEKTLYAVDELTGLITACALVRPSKSVMDLELSSVKKKFKTASFAAGASREVIQKGADMLGVSLDELIVDVIAAMRAIAPNLGLELKN from the coding sequence ATGCCAAAAAGAGAAGAGGCGTTTGCTTTGCTTAAAGCCTATAACGGCGATGCGCTTGTGACTCATGGTCTTGCCGTTGAGGGAACGATGCGTTACTTTGCAACCAAAGCGGGTGAAGATGAAGAAACATGGGGTATTGTTGGGCTTTTGCACGATATTGACTATGAAAAATTCCCTGAGCTTCACTGTCACAAAGGTGCGGAAATACTCAAAGAACAGGGGTATTCAGAAGTCATTATTCGCGCGATGATGTCCCATGGATGGGGTATTTGCACCGACGTTGAACCACACAGTCAAATGGAAAAAACGCTTTATGCAGTGGATGAACTGACCGGTCTTATTACTGCGTGTGCACTGGTTCGTCCTAGTAAATCAGTCATGGACTTAGAGCTTTCATCGGTGAAGAAAAAGTTTAAGACAGCCTCTTTTGCGGCAGGTGCGAGTAGGGAAGTGATTCAAAAAGGCGCAGACATGCTTGGTGTGAGTCTCGATGAACTTATCGTTGATGTGATCGCTGCCATGAGAGCAATCGCACCAAATCTTGGATTAGAGCTCAAAAACTAA
- a CDS encoding NYN domain-containing protein — translation MKNISEEKRIVVLIDADNAQQSKIELILAELSTHGHIIVKRAYGDWSSSYLKNWKEILNELAVQPIQQFAYTTGKNSTDASMIIDAMDLLYTQKFDAFALVSSDSDFTKLASRLKESEIYVFGFGEHKTPISFRNACDDFIFTENLSVNAEPLEDVPEEIKTTNKASNDDGLKELIKLLLIGWEKTQDDEGWASVSAAGAYIKRQSPDFDPRTYGSSKITSLLAKLGEHFEMNRYPGKGTATIVDYRPIVKKAPAPSKRRRR, via the coding sequence ATGAAAAATATTAGTGAAGAAAAACGAATTGTTGTCCTCATAGATGCAGATAATGCCCAACAAAGCAAGATCGAACTGATTCTTGCAGAACTCTCCACCCATGGTCATATCATTGTTAAGCGAGCCTATGGTGACTGGTCAAGCAGTTACCTTAAAAACTGGAAAGAGATTCTCAACGAGCTTGCGGTACAGCCTATTCAACAGTTTGCTTATACAACAGGGAAAAATTCGACAGATGCTTCCATGATTATTGATGCAATGGATCTGCTTTACACCCAAAAGTTTGATGCCTTCGCACTGGTCTCCAGTGACAGTGACTTTACCAAGCTTGCCTCTCGCCTGAAAGAATCAGAGATTTATGTCTTCGGATTTGGCGAACACAAAACACCTATTTCGTTTCGTAATGCCTGCGATGATTTTATCTTCACCGAAAATCTTAGTGTCAATGCCGAACCCCTTGAGGATGTGCCAGAAGAAATTAAAACCACCAATAAAGCATCCAATGACGATGGTCTCAAAGAGCTTATCAAACTACTACTCATCGGATGGGAAAAGACTCAAGATGATGAGGGTTGGGCAAGTGTATCGGCTGCGGGTGCGTACATCAAACGTCAATCGCCTGACTTTGACCCACGCACCTATGGTTCAAGTAAGATCACATCACTTCTTGCCAAACTCGGTGAGCATTTTGAGATGAATCGTTACCCGGGAAAAGGGACAGCAACCATCGTCGATTACCGCCCTATTGTGAAAAAAGCCCCTGCGCCTTCCAAAAGGCGTCGTCGCTGA
- a CDS encoding MFS transporter: MNINTFRAFQSRNYRLFFSGQSISLMGTWMQRTAVYWVIYMQTNSAFILGLSVFASQFPSFLFSLLGGTIADRYDRFKVLLLTQIASMVQAIAMTLVVVFTDYSVVELIVLSVLLGIVNAFDVPARQSLVHYMVERKEDVGNAIALNSTMVNLARLIGPAVAGFILETFGAGICFMLNALSFIAVIVSLLAMKLPAYIPQAHTQKIFADLKDGLHYLKSTPSLGVLVLLLSLMSLLVLPYTTLFPIIAKETLGGDATIYGYLNSFVGVGALSGAILLASLRTNNNLRKLLIIATTLFGLGILFFALSHTLSFSFLFCTLAGFGMMLHVTIINTLLQTTSSSEMRGRVISYFAMAFFGMQPLGALLIGTISHYIGAEETLILEGCSALLIIALFLPYLWRSIQNAKRS; this comes from the coding sequence ATGAACATCAACACCTTCAGGGCTTTTCAAAGCCGCAATTATCGACTCTTTTTTTCAGGACAATCCATCTCTTTGATGGGCACATGGATGCAACGTACTGCCGTTTATTGGGTTATCTACATGCAAACGAACTCTGCTTTTATACTAGGTCTTAGTGTGTTTGCAAGCCAATTTCCTTCGTTTCTATTTTCACTGCTTGGCGGTACGATCGCCGATAGGTATGATCGTTTTAAAGTCCTTCTCCTCACTCAGATTGCTTCGATGGTACAAGCCATTGCGATGACGTTGGTGGTTGTTTTTACGGATTATTCGGTGGTAGAGCTTATTGTTCTTAGTGTCCTATTGGGCATTGTCAATGCGTTTGATGTCCCAGCACGTCAATCTTTAGTACATTACATGGTTGAGCGAAAGGAAGATGTGGGCAATGCGATAGCACTGAATTCGACCATGGTCAATCTAGCCCGTCTCATCGGTCCTGCTGTTGCGGGTTTTATCCTCGAAACGTTTGGAGCAGGTATCTGTTTTATGCTTAATGCTCTGAGTTTTATTGCGGTTATTGTTTCACTGCTTGCAATGAAATTACCCGCGTATATTCCCCAAGCGCATACACAAAAAATATTTGCTGATCTTAAAGACGGTTTGCATTATCTCAAATCAACGCCCTCTCTTGGTGTCTTGGTCTTACTGCTTTCTCTTATGAGTCTGCTCGTACTTCCTTATACAACCTTGTTTCCCATTATTGCCAAGGAAACATTAGGAGGAGATGCGACGATTTATGGGTATTTGAACAGTTTTGTGGGCGTGGGAGCTTTAAGTGGCGCCATACTGTTGGCTTCTTTAAGAACCAATAACAATCTCAGAAAATTACTGATCATCGCTACCACGCTTTTTGGCTTAGGCATACTCTTTTTTGCCCTCTCCCATACGCTCAGCTTTTCTTTTTTATTTTGCACCCTTGCGGGCTTTGGTATGATGTTACATGTTACCATCATCAATACCTTGCTTCAAACCACCTCTTCAAGTGAAATGCGGGGGCGTGTCATTAGCTATTTCGCGATGGCTTTCTTTGGTATGCAACCTCTCGGTGCACTCTTGATCGGAACGATTTCTCATTATATAGGAGCAGAGGAAACTCTTATTTTAGAGGGATGCTCTGCTCTTCTTATCATCGCACTCTTTTTGCCCTACTTATGGAGAAGCATACAAAACGCTAAGAGATCATAA
- a CDS encoding isochorismatase family protein has product MITALDKHTALILIDLQEGIVHVPRIHPRKELLAKVIDLINAFRIATLPIVIVNVDPTNAPWTKSRKEGNAQHSSPTLSADFTKIVEEIHTKPEDVFITKQTWNAFYNTPLHEALQKRNITGIVLAGIATSIGVEGTARAASELGYNISFAIDAMSDSILEAHQHSINTIFPRIGEIGDTDQIVAALRNRK; this is encoded by the coding sequence ATGATAACAGCTCTTGATAAGCATACTGCCCTTATTTTAATTGATTTACAAGAAGGTATCGTGCATGTCCCTCGTATTCACCCAAGAAAAGAACTTCTTGCCAAAGTAATAGACCTCATCAATGCTTTTCGTATCGCAACACTCCCCATTGTCATCGTTAATGTTGATCCAACCAATGCACCGTGGACAAAGTCACGCAAAGAGGGTAATGCTCAACATTCTTCGCCAACACTAAGTGCTGATTTTACAAAAATTGTGGAAGAGATTCACACAAAGCCTGAGGATGTTTTTATTACCAAACAGACATGGAATGCTTTTTACAATACACCTTTGCATGAAGCTTTACAAAAGCGAAATATCACAGGCATTGTTTTAGCAGGAATTGCCACAAGTATTGGAGTGGAAGGAACAGCACGCGCAGCCAGTGAGCTTGGCTACAACATTAGCTTTGCAATCGATGCGATGAGTGACTCAATTTTAGAGGCACATCAGCACAGTATTAACACTATTTTCCCTCGTATTGGGGAGATAGGAGATACAGATCAGATTGTTGCAGCATTACGCAATAGAAAATAA
- a CDS encoding MarR family winged helix-turn-helix transcriptional regulator: MDIFELSSSLQRTITTLHKELRKHISLVSIYSMTELETIAHLSKNPALLPSQLATLTRVKTQSMSQILHKLENDALIQRKPCSKDKRKIYISLTAYGTQMLEKMKKDKNEWLKNTIEAVLNEEEVLLLEQALPILHKLIDQQD, from the coding sequence ATGGATATTTTTGAGCTCTCTTCTTCTCTGCAAAGAACGATCACAACACTTCATAAAGAATTACGCAAGCATATCTCCTTGGTCAGTATCTATTCTATGACAGAGTTAGAAACCATCGCACATTTATCAAAAAACCCTGCTTTGCTACCTTCACAACTTGCGACATTAACACGTGTGAAAACACAATCCATGTCACAAATACTGCATAAACTCGAAAATGATGCGTTGATTCAACGAAAACCTTGTTCAAAAGATAAACGTAAAATCTATATTTCTCTCACTGCGTATGGCACACAAATGTTAGAGAAGATGAAAAAAGATAAAAATGAATGGCTGAAAAATACGATTGAAGCTGTCTTGAATGAGGAAGAAGTTTTACTCTTGGAACAAGCACTCCCTATTTTGCATAAACTCATAGACCAACAAGACTAA
- a CDS encoding FKBP-type peptidyl-prolyl cis-trans isomerase, with protein sequence MTISKNSVVTLEYTITDTTKNLLDSGADPLIYLHGGYNDIFAKIEKELDGKKVGDSISVQLSPKESFGEYDESLVTIEERGEFDDQIFVGEQFVEIIEDEDDAVEDQKNFLHHQRDHQRQCHVRWQSPTRRH encoded by the coding sequence ATGACCATTTCAAAAAATTCGGTGGTAACACTTGAATATACCATTACCGATACAACAAAAAACTTGCTTGATTCAGGCGCTGATCCGCTCATCTATCTTCACGGTGGCTACAACGATATTTTTGCTAAAATCGAAAAAGAGCTTGATGGCAAAAAAGTAGGCGATAGCATCAGTGTACAACTAAGCCCAAAAGAGTCCTTTGGTGAATACGATGAATCGTTAGTCACCATCGAAGAGCGTGGTGAATTTGATGACCAAATCTTTGTTGGAGAGCAATTTGTTGAAATCATTGAAGATGAAGACGATGCCGTGGAAGATCAAAAAAATTTCTTACACCATCAAAGAGATCACCAAAGACAATGTCACGTTAGATGGCAATCACCCACTCGCAGGCATTGA
- a CDS encoding pyridoxal phosphate-dependent aminotransferase, with protein MRCNEMSSFIVMDIVKEAEKFEDSIHFEIGQPDLPPSPKVKKALHVSIDENRFSYTQSHGLIALREKIANHYATTYGVSIDIDQIFLTPGTSGAFLIAYALTLKGGATLGLSDPSYPCYKNFAHLLDIKPLFMSIGKEDEFELHVKDLKPHQLDALQISSPANPTGNIYKKENLKALVEYCEKENIAFISDELYHGLTYEENAHSALEFSKNVLVINGFSKYYCMPGQRLGWVIVPKEKVRHAEIVAQNLFISAPTLSQYGALEAFDEAYLTEIKAEFKARRDFLYTELSTLFEIDAKPEGAFYIWANISKYSNDSFAFAKELLENIHVATTPGIDFGSNGTNRYLRFAYTRNIEHMRKGIERLRDYLSKRR; from the coding sequence ATGCGTTGCAACGAAATGAGTTCTTTTATTGTTATGGACATTGTCAAAGAGGCTGAAAAGTTTGAAGATAGTATCCATTTTGAGATTGGTCAGCCCGACCTTCCGCCCTCTCCTAAGGTTAAAAAAGCGTTACATGTAAGCATTGATGAAAACCGCTTTTCATATACACAAAGTCACGGTCTTATAGCACTTCGTGAAAAAATAGCGAACCATTATGCGACAACCTATGGTGTAAGCATAGACATCGATCAAATCTTTTTAACTCCAGGAACCAGCGGTGCTTTTTTAATCGCCTATGCCCTCACCCTCAAAGGTGGCGCAACACTTGGACTAAGTGATCCTTCCTATCCGTGTTACAAAAATTTTGCACATCTTCTTGATATCAAACCTCTGTTTATGTCCATCGGTAAAGAAGATGAGTTTGAATTACATGTAAAGGATTTAAAACCACATCAACTTGATGCCCTTCAAATCTCTTCACCTGCCAATCCTACGGGCAATATTTATAAAAAAGAGAATCTCAAAGCGTTGGTTGAGTACTGCGAAAAAGAAAATATCGCCTTTATCTCCGATGAGCTTTACCATGGGTTAACCTATGAAGAAAACGCCCACAGTGCGCTTGAGTTTAGCAAAAATGTCTTGGTTATTAATGGCTTTTCGAAGTATTACTGTATGCCTGGTCAGCGTTTGGGTTGGGTGATTGTTCCTAAAGAAAAAGTTCGCCATGCCGAAATCGTCGCGCAAAACCTTTTCATCTCAGCACCCACGCTTAGCCAATACGGAGCACTTGAAGCCTTTGATGAAGCGTATCTCACAGAAATAAAAGCCGAATTCAAAGCCCGACGTGATTTTTTATACACCGAACTCTCCACACTTTTTGAGATTGATGCAAAGCCTGAGGGAGCATTTTACATCTGGGCCAATATTTCGAAATATTCCAATGATAGTTTTGCATTTGCTAAAGAACTCTTAGAAAATATCCATGTTGCGACAACACCGGGTATTGACTTTGGAAGCAATGGCACAAACCGCTACCTTCGCTTTGCCTACACACGAAATATAGAACATATGCGAAAAGGCATTGAACGACTCAGGGATTATTTGTCCAAAAGAAGATAA